The Candidatus Alcyoniella australis genome window below encodes:
- a CDS encoding C25 family cysteine peptidase, producing MIACLRLALIAMLLAACTAWAAPLSINSQVGSGDPVSLLAGNDSQTVLRVRPGVLEMVELTHDQGETYTALSIPGAGRSQQIGAPDLPVIRRFVQVPHNAEPSVEVLSSSSRTYELYDLGLSDVVWPRQPSIEKLPGALDDAQFVFDRDAYYADPASQPLVELRDVGIVRGRRLALLEVRPISYNAIEGTIEVLSDLTVRIDNSERVGPALWLADEALADPYHDGLIERIVLNPHLVQGGLDVALPNGKVGMLVISDPSLAGSAALADYLEARALHGFEVTLVDTGVTGTSREQIKAYIQEAYDTWEVPPTFVILVGDTDAIPHWVGQGSSTPATDLYYATLEGDDFLADAFVSRLSAADATDLGNVVDKSRALTWLENATPYGWTQTATFLASTDHYSVTEGTHNNVIETYLDPRGYTSYKRYTQTYNATAAQVTSDINAGLSLVIYSGHGAVTYWADGPEYQQSDVNALTNTVYPFVCSFACVTGQYTASECFSETWIRADHAGAAIWASSVNSYWDEDDVLERKLFEGFFDPVADEPGLTWIGGMTQYGKLELYQYYGGEGNTLRYFEMYNLMGDCSLDIWTDTPVAMTPDYPALIPIGTSGMDVSVPGVVGAKVALVHDDQLVAAATSDGAGEAYLDFGGSIVDPGQYTLAVTAHDRVPFVDETLQAVAASEDGSVELDDELYSCDDAGEILLIDSGLAGNGAHDVSIASTSHPTPVAITLTEYADSGAFFGDFTVGGTVQVEHGDTITVTYIDAWDGSSSNVTKTATAEADCQWPTFAGVQTAQGTDQTITLGWDAAADPHGPISYSVFRAEGSGGQNFSEPIGTTTGTSFVDGGLENYVEYYYVVRAADILGNIEENTVELAAHPIGPIAIFFEDFEEDDWGDWSIADNNSDGHTWSLESGGSGVLVDHYAKAANGFLRTCDEDMISPQFDASGALELYLQIDQELDHSSTFAASERGTLFARDGDAGAWVELHTFNESLYGTYSVEIPAIFLSAKQLQLKINYTNINIFSSGSWAVDNITVLAQPEGDPLLEPLFSVDPHEGSAPLEVQFTNQSNGWVKTVSWEFGDGEISSEDSPSYIYTQPGSYDVTLTINGPMGQEQLTVEDAVVVSAADDDDDDDDDDDDDGDDDASQRSGGDDASSGCCG from the coding sequence ATGATAGCCTGTTTGCGTTTGGCATTGATAGCGATGTTGCTGGCCGCTTGTACGGCCTGGGCCGCGCCGCTGAGCATCAACTCCCAGGTCGGCTCCGGCGATCCGGTGAGCCTGCTGGCGGGCAACGACTCGCAGACCGTGCTGCGAGTGCGCCCCGGCGTGCTCGAGATGGTCGAGTTGACCCACGATCAGGGCGAGACCTATACGGCGCTGTCGATTCCCGGGGCAGGGCGCTCGCAGCAGATCGGCGCGCCCGATCTGCCGGTGATCCGGCGCTTTGTGCAGGTTCCGCACAACGCCGAGCCTAGCGTCGAGGTGCTCTCCAGCAGCAGTCGGACTTACGAGCTTTATGACCTGGGACTTTCCGACGTGGTCTGGCCGCGACAGCCCTCGATCGAGAAGCTTCCCGGCGCGTTGGATGACGCCCAGTTCGTGTTCGACCGCGACGCCTACTACGCCGACCCGGCATCGCAGCCGCTGGTCGAGCTGCGCGATGTGGGAATCGTTCGCGGCCGCCGCCTGGCTCTGCTCGAGGTGCGGCCGATCAGCTACAACGCGATCGAGGGCACGATCGAGGTGCTCAGCGACCTGACCGTGCGCATCGACAACTCCGAGCGCGTGGGCCCGGCGCTGTGGTTGGCCGACGAGGCCCTGGCCGACCCCTACCACGACGGATTGATCGAGCGCATCGTGCTCAATCCGCATTTGGTCCAGGGCGGCTTGGACGTTGCGCTGCCCAACGGCAAGGTCGGCATGCTGGTGATCAGCGACCCGAGCCTGGCGGGCTCGGCCGCGCTTGCCGACTACCTCGAAGCGCGCGCGCTGCACGGCTTCGAGGTCACGTTGGTCGATACCGGCGTCACCGGCACTTCGCGCGAGCAGATCAAGGCCTACATCCAGGAGGCATACGACACCTGGGAAGTGCCGCCGACGTTCGTGATCTTGGTCGGCGACACCGACGCGATTCCGCATTGGGTGGGCCAGGGCTCGTCCACCCCGGCCACCGACCTGTACTACGCCACGCTCGAGGGCGATGACTTCTTGGCCGACGCCTTTGTCAGCAGACTCTCGGCTGCCGACGCCACGGACCTGGGCAATGTTGTGGACAAGAGTCGCGCCCTGACTTGGCTTGAGAACGCCACGCCCTACGGCTGGACTCAGACAGCGACGTTCCTGGCCTCGACCGACCATTACTCGGTCACCGAGGGGACCCACAACAACGTGATCGAGACCTACCTTGATCCGCGTGGCTACACCTCTTACAAACGCTATACTCAGACCTACAACGCCACGGCGGCCCAGGTGACATCGGACATCAACGCCGGGCTGTCGCTGGTGATCTACTCGGGCCACGGCGCGGTGACCTATTGGGCCGACGGCCCGGAGTACCAGCAGTCCGACGTCAATGCGCTGACCAACACGGTCTACCCCTTTGTCTGCTCGTTCGCCTGCGTCACCGGCCAGTACACGGCCAGCGAATGCTTTTCCGAGACCTGGATCAGGGCCGACCACGCGGGTGCGGCGATCTGGGCCAGCTCGGTCAACTCCTACTGGGACGAGGACGATGTGCTCGAGCGCAAGCTGTTCGAGGGTTTCTTCGATCCGGTTGCCGACGAGCCGGGGCTGACCTGGATCGGCGGAATGACCCAGTACGGCAAGCTCGAGCTCTACCAGTATTACGGCGGCGAGGGGAACACCCTGCGCTACTTCGAGATGTATAACCTGATGGGCGATTGCAGCCTCGACATCTGGACCGACACGCCCGTCGCCATGACGCCGGACTACCCGGCGCTGATTCCGATCGGCACCAGCGGCATGGACGTGAGCGTGCCCGGGGTCGTCGGGGCCAAGGTCGCGCTGGTGCATGACGACCAGTTGGTGGCCGCGGCCACATCCGACGGTGCGGGCGAGGCCTACCTGGACTTCGGCGGTTCGATCGTCGATCCGGGCCAGTACACCCTGGCGGTGACGGCCCACGATCGCGTGCCGTTCGTCGATGAGACCCTGCAGGCCGTAGCCGCGTCCGAGGACGGCAGCGTGGAGCTCGACGACGAGCTGTACTCGTGTGACGACGCGGGCGAGATCCTGCTGATCGATTCAGGCCTGGCGGGCAACGGCGCCCACGATGTGAGCATCGCCTCGACCAGTCATCCGACGCCGGTGGCGATCACGCTCACCGAGTACGCCGACTCCGGCGCGTTCTTCGGCGACTTCACCGTCGGCGGCACGGTCCAGGTCGAGCACGGCGATACGATCACCGTCACCTACATCGACGCCTGGGACGGCAGCAGCTCCAACGTGACCAAGACCGCCACGGCCGAGGCCGACTGCCAGTGGCCGACCTTCGCCGGCGTGCAGACCGCCCAAGGGACCGACCAGACGATCACCCTGGGCTGGGACGCGGCCGCGGATCCGCACGGGCCGATCAGCTATTCGGTGTTTCGCGCCGAGGGCAGCGGCGGGCAGAACTTCTCCGAGCCGATCGGCACCACCACGGGAACCTCGTTTGTGGACGGCGGACTGGAGAACTACGTCGAGTATTACTACGTGGTGCGCGCGGCCGACATCCTGGGCAACATCGAGGAAAACACGGTCGAGCTCGCGGCGCACCCGATTGGCCCGATCGCAATTTTTTTCGAGGACTTCGAGGAGGACGACTGGGGCGACTGGAGCATCGCCGACAACAACAGTGACGGCCATACCTGGTCGCTGGAATCCGGCGGCTCGGGCGTGCTGGTCGACCATTATGCCAAGGCGGCCAACGGGTTTTTACGCACCTGCGACGAGGATATGATCAGCCCGCAATTCGACGCCTCGGGCGCGCTCGAGCTCTACCTACAGATCGACCAGGAGCTCGATCACAGCAGCACCTTCGCAGCCTCGGAGCGCGGGACGTTGTTCGCGCGCGACGGCGACGCCGGCGCCTGGGTCGAACTGCACACGTTCAACGAAAGTCTCTACGGCACTTACAGCGTAGAGATCCCCGCGATCTTCCTTTCGGCCAAGCAGCTGCAACTCAAGATCAACTACACGAACATCAACATCTTCAGCTCCGGCTCCTGGGCCGTGGACAACATCACGGTGCTGGCGCAGCCCGAGGGCGACCCGCTGCTTGAGCCGCTGTTCAGCGTCGATCCCCACGAGGGCTCCGCGCCGCTGGAGGTGCAGTTCACCAACCAGAGCAACGGCTGGGTCAAGACCGTCTCCTGGGAGTTCGGCGACGGCGAGATCAGCAGCGAGGACTCCCCGAGCTACATCTACACCCAGCCCGGATCATACGACGTGACGCTGACCATCAACGGCCCGATGGGCCAGGAGCAGCTCACGGTGGAGGACGCGGTAGTGGTCAGCGCTGCCGACGACGACGATGATGATGATGACGACGATGATGACGATGGAGACGACGATGCCTCGCAACGAAGTGGCGGCGACGATGCGAGCTCGGGCTGCTGCGGTTAA
- a CDS encoding helix-turn-helix transcriptional regulator translates to MPTKRHWTNDSEEAFRFAVTFDFIGQIQRQLKRKKMSQKQLAETLGVSPGRVSQIFNDPDNLEISSLIRLARALSLKVSLVAYDDGDSSNAQGPILADIFLSCWEFMGKPKNLWEIKEDSWPQIGIKGGECRPMIQADSSQVEKNKTLRRVDLLVA, encoded by the coding sequence ATGCCCACTAAAAGGCATTGGACCAACGATAGTGAAGAGGCATTTCGTTTCGCTGTAACATTCGATTTTATCGGACAAATACAGCGACAACTGAAAAGAAAAAAGATGTCTCAAAAACAATTGGCCGAGACTCTTGGGGTTAGCCCCGGTCGAGTCTCTCAAATCTTTAATGATCCGGATAACCTTGAAATATCGAGCTTAATTCGACTGGCTCGAGCTCTAAGTTTGAAGGTAAGCCTGGTCGCCTACGATGATGGTGATAGTAGTAACGCTCAGGGTCCTATTCTGGCGGACATTTTTTTATCTTGCTGGGAATTCATGGGGAAACCCAAGAATCTGTGGGAAATTAAAGAGGATAGCTGGCCTCAAATCGGAATCAAGGGTGGTGAATGCCGCCCGATGATACAAGCGGACTCATCACAAGTAGAGAAGAATAAAACTCTGCGTCGGGTCGATTTATTGGTGGCATAG
- a CDS encoding UvrD-helicase domain-containing protein: MTDYTNSPLAQQLNSHQREAVFHDKGPLLVFAGAGSGKTRVLTYRIAHLIMERGVDPWRILAVTFTNKAAQEMRERVESLVGPEHLERGTIQMGTFHSIGARLLRRYGKAIGIRPDFTIYDTGDQRALIKRILKELNLDDKLLPVQLVASVLDRAKNGARDPASMVVGGSERSKPLRAVLETYAREMRRNNALDFGDLLAEMLHLLEQSEEVRNKLQGRFDYLLVDEAQDTNLVQYRLLRLLLGPGRNICLVGDDDQSIYRWRGARVENLTDFREDFPEAQVVVLGRNYRSTKTILDAAAAVIEGNPERQPKELFTENPMGEPIILFRGDDEYDEAHFLVEQIRDLLKEDFSAGDVAIFYRTNAQSRLIEEELVKRGISYVIVGGTRFYERKEIKDLLAYARLVVNPDDSVSLLRIINTPTRGIGAKALLALTDKARELEVSPYRALEQTAHDSAPRLKNAFIVFEKMVETWRQRDQGGESPSVILTDIVETSGYGSLLRRGDGPEFEARLENVAELIAAVREYENKNEQPTLLGFLENAALVSDPDTYEHSQQAISLMTLHCAKGLEFPAVMISGLEDGLLPHSRSLDDPDGDGEERRLFYVGITRAQRRLFLTWAGRRLGRMGYSQTRASRFLRDLPLNLVKNLGPPPLSVPLFDHGQTTQQRAREPFVQHESRIEFDHHPDYSAPQGHAPETTIQSAGSHELSPGQRIQHGVFGEGRVVEAEPYFDAQRVTVVFNSGERKVFLTRWAKLKTID; encoded by the coding sequence ATGACGGATTACACAAACAGCCCGTTGGCGCAGCAGCTCAACTCGCATCAGCGAGAGGCGGTGTTCCACGACAAGGGACCATTGCTGGTATTTGCCGGCGCCGGGTCGGGCAAGACCCGCGTGCTGACCTATCGCATCGCGCACCTGATAATGGAACGCGGTGTCGACCCGTGGCGGATCCTGGCGGTTACCTTCACCAACAAGGCGGCCCAGGAGATGCGCGAGCGGGTCGAAAGCCTGGTCGGTCCGGAGCACTTGGAGCGCGGCACGATCCAGATGGGCACCTTTCACTCGATCGGCGCACGGCTGCTGCGGCGTTACGGCAAGGCGATCGGCATCCGCCCCGACTTCACGATCTACGACACCGGCGATCAGCGCGCGCTGATCAAGCGCATCCTCAAGGAGCTGAACCTCGACGACAAGTTGCTGCCCGTACAGTTGGTCGCCTCGGTTCTCGACCGCGCCAAGAACGGCGCGCGCGACCCGGCGTCCATGGTGGTCGGCGGTTCGGAGCGCAGTAAGCCGTTGCGCGCGGTGCTCGAGACTTACGCGCGAGAAATGCGGCGCAACAACGCCCTGGACTTCGGCGACCTGCTGGCCGAGATGCTGCACTTGCTCGAACAGTCCGAAGAGGTGCGGAACAAACTTCAGGGGCGCTTTGACTACCTGCTGGTGGACGAGGCCCAGGACACCAACCTCGTGCAATACCGGCTGCTGCGACTGCTGTTGGGCCCAGGGCGCAACATCTGCCTGGTGGGCGACGACGACCAGAGCATCTACCGTTGGCGCGGCGCGCGGGTAGAGAATCTGACCGACTTCCGTGAGGACTTCCCCGAGGCCCAGGTGGTGGTGCTCGGCCGCAACTACCGCAGCACCAAGACGATCCTCGACGCGGCCGCGGCCGTGATTGAGGGCAACCCCGAGCGCCAGCCCAAGGAACTGTTCACCGAAAATCCGATGGGCGAGCCGATCATTTTGTTTCGCGGCGACGATGAATACGACGAGGCGCACTTCCTTGTCGAGCAGATACGCGACCTGCTCAAAGAGGATTTCAGCGCCGGCGACGTGGCGATCTTCTACCGCACCAACGCCCAGAGCCGGCTGATCGAAGAGGAGCTGGTCAAGCGCGGAATCAGCTACGTGATCGTCGGCGGCACGCGCTTCTACGAGCGCAAGGAGATCAAGGACCTGCTGGCCTACGCCCGGCTGGTGGTCAATCCAGACGACTCGGTGAGCCTGCTGCGGATCATCAACACCCCGACGCGCGGCATCGGAGCCAAGGCGCTGCTCGCGCTGACCGACAAGGCCCGCGAGCTCGAGGTCTCGCCGTACCGCGCGCTGGAGCAGACGGCACACGACTCCGCGCCACGGCTGAAGAACGCGTTTATCGTGTTTGAAAAAATGGTCGAAACCTGGCGACAACGCGACCAGGGCGGAGAGAGTCCGTCGGTGATCCTGACCGACATCGTCGAGACCAGCGGCTACGGCAGCCTGCTGCGCCGCGGCGACGGTCCGGAGTTCGAGGCCCGGCTGGAAAACGTCGCCGAGCTGATCGCCGCGGTGCGCGAGTACGAGAACAAGAACGAGCAGCCGACGCTGCTGGGTTTTCTGGAAAACGCGGCCCTGGTCTCGGACCCGGATACTTACGAGCACAGCCAGCAGGCGATCAGCCTGATGACCCTGCACTGCGCCAAGGGGCTGGAGTTCCCGGCGGTGATGATCAGCGGGCTCGAGGATGGGCTGCTGCCGCACTCACGCTCATTGGACGATCCCGACGGCGACGGTGAGGAACGGCGTCTGTTCTACGTCGGGATCACCCGCGCCCAGCGCCGACTGTTCCTGACCTGGGCCGGGCGGCGGCTGGGGCGCATGGGCTACAGCCAGACCCGCGCCTCGCGTTTTCTGCGCGACCTACCGCTGAACCTGGTAAAGAACCTCGGACCGCCGCCGCTGAGCGTCCCGCTGTTCGATCACGGACAGACGACGCAACAGCGGGCCCGGGAACCGTTTGTGCAACATGAGTCACGGATCGAGTTCGACCACCATCCGGACTACTCGGCCCCCCAAGGCCACGCCCCGGAAACAACAATCCAAAGCGCGGGCTCGCATGAGCTGAGTCCCGGACAGCGCATTCAGCACGGGGTGTTCGGCGAGGGTCGGGTAGTTGAGGCTGAACCGTATTTCGACGCCCAGCGCGTGACCGTGGTCTTTAACTCGGGCGAGCGCAAAGTGTTCTTGACCCGCTGGGCCAAACTAAAGACCATCGATTGA
- a CDS encoding tetratricopeptide repeat protein produces the protein MRLQCPSCSTVFELSDAAIPDSPFKARCSKCGTIFTAQPSAPDPVRDELTAEFEREAATAPRPLSAAQPRKVQPEPRPSSDFPQPRETHRYQANGIPEEEFQHTLKTLKSRSRNQLVLLFTLIVVIISLAGLTVLGRQGLIHLPWGAPEIKQQITTTHVRHLQQIKNEGDLRQALELYKLGTPEAYQRAAELFAAAAKARPDDGAIEVWLAASLFWQNRLSTDQALVGRVCESSQRAQTAKTEAPVAARARLYCALASGETERSLELAQQLVALGEPLIEVDRDAWPQRAEERLSAALAYVAGGKSSEALDHLKRAVELDATNLQANFELAKLLAEGKDYAAAIERGEAALKTNPEHAGIKSAIEQWRAKLAQPTSEPDDDYEPGDAGNALARHDQFNMLMRQGREAMNAGRYTEALHYFASAKQIMPLSSDATTALGYAYLSLGNNSAALDRFNEALGNNPGHASAYRGLGICHQRMGSSGKAIYYYERYLQLAPGASDADQIRQRITELRAGG, from the coding sequence ATGCGTCTCCAATGCCCATCATGCAGCACGGTCTTCGAACTGAGCGACGCCGCGATTCCGGACAGTCCGTTCAAGGCCCGTTGCTCCAAATGCGGAACGATCTTCACCGCACAACCCAGCGCGCCGGACCCGGTCCGCGACGAGCTGACCGCCGAGTTCGAGCGCGAGGCAGCGACAGCCCCGCGGCCCTTGAGCGCTGCCCAGCCTCGGAAGGTTCAACCGGAGCCACGGCCCTCGTCGGACTTCCCGCAACCGCGCGAGACGCACCGCTATCAGGCAAACGGGATTCCCGAAGAGGAGTTTCAACACACCCTCAAGACGCTCAAGTCGCGCAGCAGAAACCAGCTGGTCCTGCTCTTTACGCTGATCGTGGTGATCATCTCCCTGGCCGGGCTGACCGTGCTCGGGCGTCAGGGGCTGATCCACCTGCCCTGGGGCGCGCCGGAGATTAAACAGCAGATCACCACGACCCACGTCCGACACTTGCAGCAGATCAAGAACGAGGGCGACCTGCGCCAGGCGCTGGAGCTGTACAAGCTCGGGACGCCCGAGGCCTACCAGCGCGCGGCCGAACTTTTCGCCGCGGCGGCCAAGGCGCGGCCCGACGACGGCGCAATCGAGGTCTGGCTGGCCGCCTCGTTGTTCTGGCAAAATCGTCTGAGCACGGATCAGGCTCTGGTCGGACGGGTCTGCGAGAGTTCCCAGCGGGCGCAGACCGCCAAAACCGAAGCGCCCGTGGCCGCAAGAGCCCGGCTCTACTGCGCCCTGGCATCGGGCGAAACCGAGCGCTCGCTGGAACTGGCGCAGCAACTGGTCGCCCTGGGCGAACCTTTGATCGAGGTCGACCGCGACGCTTGGCCGCAACGCGCCGAGGAACGCCTCAGCGCGGCCCTGGCCTACGTTGCCGGGGGCAAGAGCAGCGAGGCGCTGGACCACCTCAAGCGCGCGGTGGAGCTCGACGCAACCAACCTGCAGGCCAACTTCGAGCTGGCCAAACTGCTGGCCGAGGGCAAGGACTACGCGGCCGCCATTGAGCGCGGCGAAGCGGCGTTAAAAACCAACCCCGAACACGCGGGGATCAAGAGCGCCATCGAGCAATGGCGCGCCAAACTCGCCCAGCCCACGTCCGAGCCCGATGACGACTACGAGCCGGGCGACGCGGGCAACGCCCTGGCCCGCCACGATCAATTCAACATGCTGATGCGCCAGGGCCGCGAGGCGATGAACGCCGGCCGCTACACCGAGGCGCTGCACTACTTCGCCTCGGCCAAGCAGATCATGCCGCTGAGCAGCGACGCGACTACGGCCCTGGGCTACGCCTACCTATCGCTGGGCAACAACTCCGCGGCCCTAGATCGCTTCAACGAGGCGCTGGGCAACAACCCCGGTCACGCCTCGGCCTATCGCGGCTTGGGGATCTGCCACCAGCGCATGGGCAGCTCGGGCAAGGCGATCTACTACTACGAGCGCTACCTGCAGCTGGCGCCGGGCGCCTCGGACGCCGACCAGATCAGGCAGCGCATCACCGAACTGCGCGCGGGCGGATGA
- the gatC gene encoding Asp-tRNA(Asn)/Glu-tRNA(Gln) amidotransferase subunit GatC has product MSIQRTTVHRVAELARLELSDDELDQLTADIGEVLDYVAKLESIEFGEIEPTSHPLELDARMRPDEAQPSATNEQALANAPADAQQMFLVPRIISE; this is encoded by the coding sequence ATGAGTATCCAGCGCACGACCGTGCACCGCGTGGCCGAGCTGGCGCGGCTCGAGCTCTCCGACGACGAGCTGGACCAACTGACCGCCGACATCGGCGAGGTGCTGGACTACGTAGCCAAGCTCGAGTCGATTGAATTCGGCGAGATCGAGCCCACCAGCCATCCGCTCGAGCTCGACGCGCGAATGCGGCCCGACGAGGCGCAGCCTAGCGCGACCAACGAGCAGGCGCTGGCCAACGCCCCGGCCGACGCACAGCAGATGTTCTTAGTTCCCCGCATCATCAGCGAATGA